A single Cupriavidus sp. D39 DNA region contains:
- the soxC gene encoding sulfite dehydrogenase produces the protein MPEQSRPGRIVRAPEHFVSASLQQDITQHGVGASDSPRRDFLRKSFLGAAAALAASVAGGARAADGAAGDDAILTPQPWATTLGQPVAAHPYGQPSSFEKNLVRRESPGLTRVSAASVSFAPLQGFFGIITPNGLHFERHHQGWQDMDPARHRLMINGLVKAPRVYTMDDLMRLPAVSRMHFIECGANTGMEWGNVAVPTVQYTHGMLSCCEFTGVPLKVLLDDAGADFKRGRYLLAEGGDGSGMTRTIPMELADEIIVAWGMNGEMLRPENGYPLRLVVPGVQGVSWVKWLRRLELGDQPWNTKDETVHYVDMMPDGMLRQYTSIQECKSVITTPSGGQQLVGRGFYNISGLAWSGRGRVKRVDVSVDGGRNWRTARLETPVLSKCLTRFNLDWVWDGSPAILQSRAVDETGYVQPRLAQLRAVRGARSIYHNNAIQSWQVADSGEVSNVHVD, from the coding sequence GTGCCGGAACAGAGCCGCCCCGGGCGCATCGTGCGTGCGCCGGAGCATTTCGTCAGCGCCTCGCTGCAGCAAGACATCACGCAGCATGGCGTAGGCGCGTCCGACAGCCCTCGCCGCGACTTCCTGCGCAAGAGCTTCCTGGGCGCAGCAGCCGCGCTGGCCGCCAGCGTCGCCGGCGGGGCTCGCGCAGCGGATGGCGCTGCCGGCGACGACGCCATCCTCACCCCGCAACCCTGGGCCACCACACTCGGCCAGCCGGTTGCCGCGCATCCCTACGGCCAGCCCTCTTCATTCGAGAAAAACCTGGTGCGCCGCGAGTCCCCCGGCCTTACGCGGGTGTCGGCAGCCTCGGTATCCTTCGCCCCGCTGCAAGGCTTCTTCGGCATCATCACGCCCAACGGCCTGCACTTCGAGCGCCATCATCAAGGCTGGCAGGACATGGATCCGGCTCGCCACCGCCTGATGATCAATGGCCTGGTGAAAGCGCCACGCGTCTACACCATGGACGACCTGATGCGGCTGCCCGCGGTGTCGCGCATGCATTTCATCGAGTGCGGCGCCAATACCGGCATGGAGTGGGGCAACGTGGCGGTGCCCACGGTGCAATACACCCACGGCATGCTGTCGTGCTGCGAATTCACCGGCGTGCCGCTCAAGGTCCTGCTCGACGATGCCGGCGCGGACTTCAAGCGCGGGCGCTACCTGCTGGCCGAAGGCGGTGACGGTTCGGGCATGACCCGCACCATCCCGATGGAGCTGGCCGACGAGATCATCGTGGCCTGGGGCATGAACGGCGAGATGCTGCGCCCTGAAAACGGCTACCCGCTGCGCCTGGTGGTGCCGGGCGTGCAGGGCGTGTCGTGGGTCAAGTGGCTGCGGCGGCTGGAGCTCGGCGACCAGCCGTGGAACACCAAGGACGAGACCGTGCACTACGTGGACATGATGCCCGACGGCATGCTGCGCCAGTACACCTCGATCCAGGAGTGCAAGTCCGTCATCACCACGCCCTCGGGCGGGCAGCAACTGGTGGGGCGCGGTTTCTACAACATCAGCGGGCTGGCGTGGTCCGGGCGCGGGCGCGTGAAGCGCGTCGATGTCTCCGTCGACGGCGGGCGCAACTGGCGCACCGCGCGGCTGGAAACGCCCGTGCTGTCCAAATGCCTGACGCGCTTCAACCTGGACTGGGTGTGGGACGGCTCTCCGGCCATCCTGCAAAGCCGCGCCGTCGACGAGACCGGCTACGTGCAGCCCCGCCTGGCGCAACTGCGCGCGGTGCGCGGCGCGCGCTCGATCTATCACAACAACGCCATCCAGAGCTGGCAGGTGGCCGATAGCGGCGAGGTCTCCAATGTCCACGTTGATTAA
- a CDS encoding ArsR/SmtB family transcription factor, whose translation MRNYAYTNILNGMDEMDRVFEKVSGYFSLLAEPTRLKILHALCDGEKPVGTVVETVGSSQTNVSRHLTAMYRAGVLSRRKEANLVFYAIEDESVIELCRTVCVQVASRLEDNALPASMVDRFMPQATPAPRRRSR comes from the coding sequence ATGCGCAATTACGCATATACGAATATATTGAACGGCATGGATGAGATGGATCGCGTGTTCGAGAAAGTGTCGGGGTATTTCAGCCTGCTGGCGGAGCCCACCAGGCTGAAGATCCTGCACGCCCTGTGCGATGGCGAGAAGCCGGTGGGCACCGTGGTGGAGACGGTGGGATCGTCGCAGACCAATGTGTCGCGCCATCTCACCGCGATGTACCGCGCGGGCGTGCTGTCGCGCCGCAAGGAGGCCAACCTTGTCTTCTACGCCATCGAGGACGAGAGCGTGATCGAGCTGTGCCGCACGGTCTGCGTGCAGGTGGCCAGCCGGCTGGAAGACAACGCTTTGCCAGCAAGCATGGTCGATCGCTTCATGCCGCAGGCCACTCCGGCACCGCGTCGGCGCAGCCGCTAA
- a CDS encoding NAD(P)/FAD-dependent oxidoreductase gives MQRREFLGALAGTAMFGTLGAQAATRKAKVVVVGGGYGGATAARYLREWSGQGIEVTLVEPNASFVSCPLSNLVLAGSKRIGDITLSYDALAKRHGVKVVRDHVSAIDAARREVRLAGGGTLAYDKLVLSPGVDVLSSEVPGLAEPGGDQILHAWKAGPQTVALRRQLEAMRDGGTFAITIPLAPYRCPPGPYERACLVADYFTRAKPRSKVLILDANPDVTSKGALFKQVWATRYKGMVEYRPQYNTVDVDPATRTLKFEVQDDERADVLNVLPPQRAGAIAVASGLATANGRWCEVDFLTFESKAAPSIHVLGDAIQIAPLMPKSGHMANQHGKVAAAAIVSLLAGHGPNPEPLYNNTCYSFTSEREAIHVASVHRYDAAQKTMVTVPGSGGLSPAPNTLEGTYAQAWADAIWTDMLG, from the coding sequence ATGCAACGACGCGAATTTCTCGGCGCGCTGGCCGGCACGGCCATGTTCGGTACGCTTGGCGCGCAGGCTGCGACCCGCAAGGCAAAAGTGGTGGTGGTAGGCGGCGGCTATGGCGGCGCCACTGCCGCGCGCTACCTGCGCGAATGGAGCGGCCAGGGCATCGAGGTCACGCTGGTCGAGCCCAACGCCAGCTTTGTGTCTTGCCCGCTGTCCAACCTGGTGCTGGCCGGCAGCAAGCGCATCGGCGACATCACCTTGTCCTACGACGCGCTGGCAAAACGCCACGGCGTCAAGGTCGTGCGCGACCATGTCAGCGCGATCGATGCCGCGCGCCGCGAGGTGCGCCTGGCCGGCGGCGGTACGCTGGCCTATGACAAGCTGGTGCTGTCGCCCGGCGTGGACGTGCTCTCCAGCGAAGTCCCGGGCCTGGCCGAGCCCGGCGGCGACCAGATCCTGCATGCCTGGAAGGCCGGCCCGCAAACGGTGGCCCTGCGCCGCCAGCTCGAGGCCATGCGCGACGGCGGCACCTTCGCCATCACCATTCCGCTTGCGCCGTATCGCTGCCCGCCTGGCCCCTACGAGCGCGCGTGCCTGGTCGCGGACTATTTCACCCGCGCCAAGCCGCGCAGCAAGGTGCTGATCCTCGACGCCAATCCCGACGTCACCTCCAAGGGCGCGCTATTCAAGCAGGTCTGGGCCACGCGCTACAAGGGCATGGTCGAGTACCGGCCGCAGTACAACACCGTCGACGTGGACCCCGCCACCCGCACGCTCAAGTTCGAGGTGCAGGACGACGAGCGGGCCGATGTGCTCAACGTGCTGCCGCCGCAGCGCGCCGGAGCCATCGCCGTGGCAAGCGGGCTGGCCACCGCCAACGGCCGCTGGTGCGAGGTCGACTTCCTCACCTTCGAGTCGAAGGCCGCGCCTAGCATCCATGTGCTGGGCGACGCCATCCAGATCGCGCCGTTGATGCCCAAGTCGGGCCATATGGCCAACCAGCACGGCAAGGTGGCGGCCGCCGCCATCGTGTCGCTGCTCGCTGGTCACGGGCCCAACCCCGAGCCGCTGTACAACAACACCTGCTACAGCTTCACCTCCGAGCGCGAGGCCATCCATGTCGCCAGCGTGCATCGCTACGATGCCGCGCAGAAGACCATGGTCACGGTGCCCGGATCGGGCGGACTGTCGCCCGCGCCGAACACGTTGGAAGGCACCTATGCGCAGGCGTGGGCGGATGCCATCTGGACCGATATGCTGGGCTGA
- a CDS encoding IS607 family transposase, whose protein sequence is MTKVYRINEFAKRIGRAPSTVRRWEREGILAAKRLPSGHRYFDESDVRAMLGGGPEKRSTIVYCRVSSAGQRDDLRSQVAAMEEYCRAGAIAVDEWIQEVGGGMNFKRKRFLVLVERIQRGEIERVLIAHKDRLVRFGFDLLDHLARENGCEIIVVNQESLSPEQEMVEDLLAIVHTFSCRLDGMRKYKKQIKEDYPGSKVPKEILE, encoded by the coding sequence ATGACCAAGGTTTATCGGATCAACGAATTCGCAAAGCGCATCGGACGGGCTCCCAGTACGGTGCGCCGCTGGGAGCGCGAAGGCATCCTGGCGGCTAAGCGCCTGCCTTCCGGACATCGGTACTTTGACGAGTCCGATGTTCGGGCGATGCTTGGCGGCGGGCCTGAGAAGCGATCGACAATCGTGTACTGCCGCGTCAGTAGCGCTGGGCAGCGCGACGACTTGCGATCTCAGGTGGCGGCGATGGAGGAATACTGCCGGGCTGGCGCAATTGCTGTTGACGAGTGGATTCAGGAAGTCGGCGGCGGCATGAACTTCAAGCGCAAGCGTTTCCTCGTGCTGGTTGAGCGCATCCAGCGTGGTGAGATTGAGCGAGTTCTCATCGCCCACAAGGACCGGCTCGTTCGCTTCGGATTCGACCTGCTCGACCATCTCGCGCGCGAGAACGGTTGCGAGATCATCGTGGTTAATCAGGAATCGCTGTCGCCAGAGCAGGAAATGGTTGAGGACCTGCTTGCCATCGTCCATACGTTCTCATGCCGCCTGGACGGCATGCGCAAGTACAAAAAGCAGATCAAGGAAGACTATCCGGGTAGCAAGGTACCGAAGGAAATTCTGGAATGA
- a CDS encoding c-type cytochrome: protein MNQTPTLAALMAMALLAWPAGARAQAPDATALQARNWAAACAGCHGPAGRAPAGSVVPSLAGRDQSELVRQMQDFKQRKREATVMQQIAKGYSDQQIEAIAGWFAAVR from the coding sequence ATGAACCAGACCCCCACACTGGCTGCCCTGATGGCGATGGCGCTGCTGGCCTGGCCAGCCGGCGCGCGCGCACAGGCGCCCGACGCCACCGCGCTGCAGGCGCGCAACTGGGCCGCCGCCTGCGCCGGCTGCCACGGCCCGGCAGGCCGCGCGCCTGCGGGCAGCGTGGTGCCAAGCCTGGCCGGGCGCGACCAGTCCGAGCTGGTCCGGCAGATGCAGGACTTCAAGCAACGCAAGCGCGAGGCCACCGTGATGCAGCAGATCGCCAAGGGCTACAGCGACCAGCAGATCGAGGCCATCGCGGGCTGGTTCGCCGCCGTGCGCTGA
- a CDS encoding BON domain-containing protein, with product MTTLPNSRESRAARLTGHLPRLARTATMVAALTVAATQLAGCFPVIAAGMAGGVTMATDRRPTATQTIDRGLQLEAENTLNSRYNGQARVSVSVFNRKVLLTGEAKDNTVKQQIDQYVKGLPNAREVVNELEIVSSPSFVTQSQDAFITSKVKTMLVTADGVPSNSIKIVTEKGVVYLLGVVTPPEGERATDVARNASGVAKVVKAFDYVTEAEAARLDAASTGRTAPPDAAPGTPAPVQSAPAATDATTSPVTSPVASPVALPPGRNLP from the coding sequence ATGACGACTCTGCCCAACTCGCGTGAATCCCGCGCCGCCCGGCTGACCGGGCACCTGCCACGCCTGGCCCGCACTGCCACCATGGTGGCGGCCCTGACCGTCGCGGCCACGCAGCTCGCCGGCTGCTTCCCGGTCATCGCCGCCGGCATGGCAGGCGGCGTGACCATGGCCACCGACCGTCGGCCTACCGCCACCCAGACCATCGACCGCGGCCTGCAGCTCGAAGCCGAGAACACCCTGAACTCGCGCTACAACGGCCAGGCCCGCGTGAGCGTGTCGGTCTTCAACCGCAAGGTGCTGCTGACCGGCGAAGCCAAGGACAACACGGTCAAGCAGCAGATCGACCAATACGTAAAGGGGCTGCCCAATGCGCGCGAGGTGGTCAACGAGCTTGAGATCGTCTCGTCGCCGTCGTTCGTCACGCAGAGCCAGGACGCCTTTATCACCAGCAAGGTCAAGACCATGCTGGTCACCGCGGATGGCGTGCCCTCGAACTCGATCAAGATCGTTACCGAGAAGGGCGTCGTCTACCTGCTCGGCGTGGTCACGCCGCCCGAGGGCGAGCGCGCCACCGATGTGGCGCGCAATGCCAGCGGCGTGGCCAAGGTGGTCAAGGCATTCGACTACGTGACCGAAGCCGAGGCCGCCAGGCTCGACGCAGCCTCCACCGGGCGGACCGCACCGCCAGACGCAGCGCCCGGCACACCCGCGCCGGTGCAGTCGGCGCCCGCCGCCACCGACGCTACGACCAGCCCGGTAACATCGCCCGTGGCCTCGCCGGTGGCATTGCCGCCCGGCCGCAACCTGCCCTGA
- a CDS encoding phosphoheptose isomerase, translating to MHIDSIQQHFLDSAETKRQAAAVMAPHIAAAIERLVGALTSGNKILACGNGGSAADAQHFAADLIGRFERERPGLAAIALTTDSSILTAIGNDYDFSVVFSKQVEALGQPGDVLLAMSVSGNAANVIAAVLAAKQRDMSVVALTGQGGGELAGLLDEFDVHLCVPSERAARIQEVHLLTLHCLCDGIDEALLGEG from the coding sequence ATGCATATCGATAGCATCCAGCAGCATTTCCTTGACAGCGCGGAGACCAAGCGCCAGGCCGCCGCCGTGATGGCGCCGCACATCGCCGCGGCGATCGAACGCCTGGTGGGCGCGCTCACCAGCGGCAACAAGATCCTGGCGTGCGGCAACGGTGGGTCCGCCGCCGATGCCCAGCATTTCGCGGCCGACCTGATCGGCCGCTTCGAGCGCGAGCGCCCGGGCCTGGCGGCGATCGCGCTGACCACCGACAGCTCCATCCTCACCGCCATCGGCAACGACTACGATTTCAGCGTGGTGTTTTCCAAGCAGGTGGAAGCGCTCGGCCAGCCGGGTGACGTGCTGCTCGCCATGTCCGTCTCCGGCAACGCCGCCAACGTGATCGCCGCGGTGCTGGCCGCCAAGCAGCGCGACATGAGCGTGGTGGCGCTGACCGGCCAGGGCGGCGGCGAGCTCGCCGGCCTGCTCGATGAGTTCGACGTCCACCTGTGCGTTCCCAGCGAGCGCGCGGCGCGCATCCAGGAAGTGCACCTGTTGACCCTGCATTGCCTGTGCGACGGCATCGACGAAGCGCTGCTGGGCGAGGGGTGA
- a CDS encoding YraN family protein: protein MSPTQARGARAESRALDYLEGQGLALVVRNYRCKGGEIDLIMREADGTLVFVEVRQRASRAYGGAAASVTPAKQRRVLLAAAHYLAAQAGQGFEPRCRLDVVALEPGRLEWIRDAFDAGAAQ from the coding sequence ATGTCGCCGACGCAGGCGCGGGGAGCCCGGGCCGAGTCGCGCGCGCTGGACTACCTGGAGGGGCAAGGCCTGGCGCTCGTGGTTCGCAATTATCGCTGCAAAGGCGGCGAGATCGACCTGATCATGCGCGAGGCCGACGGCACGCTGGTCTTTGTCGAGGTGCGCCAGCGTGCCAGCCGCGCCTATGGCGGCGCGGCAGCCAGCGTCACGCCGGCCAAGCAGCGGCGCGTCCTGCTGGCGGCGGCGCATTACCTGGCCGCGCAGGCAGGGCAGGGCTTTGAGCCGCGCTGCCGGCTGGATGTCGTCGCGCTGGAGCCGGGCCGGCTCGAATGGATCCGCGATGCGTTCGATGCCGGCGCGGCGCAATGA
- the rsmI gene encoding 16S rRNA (cytidine(1402)-2'-O)-methyltransferase, whose amino-acid sequence MTDWISLAAGQSYPSGTLYVVATPIGNLADLSLRALHVLGLVDAVACEDTRNTGQLLTRVGLHRPLLAVHEHNEREAAERINARLAAGERIAYVSDAGTPGISDPGARLVEAARAAGHAVVPLPGPSATVAALSVAGAMLDSGDGRFTFAGFLPPKARARADAIAGLATLDHAWVVYEAPHRIADTLAALATALPAGRRLLIGRELTKLFEEIKVLPVSEAPAWLAADPSRAKGEFVLVVEGASPVAAEAGLPDARAQQVLGLLLAELPAKRAAKLAAAITGAPTDALYRLALAQRAEDSADDETTE is encoded by the coding sequence ATGACTGACTGGATCTCCCTGGCGGCCGGCCAGTCCTACCCGTCCGGCACCCTGTATGTGGTTGCCACCCCGATCGGCAACCTGGCCGATCTCTCGCTGCGGGCGCTGCACGTGCTCGGCCTGGTCGACGCCGTGGCTTGCGAGGACACCCGCAATACCGGGCAACTGCTCACGCGCGTGGGGCTGCACCGCCCGCTGCTGGCGGTGCACGAGCACAACGAGCGCGAAGCGGCCGAGCGCATCAACGCGCGGCTGGCGGCCGGCGAGCGCATTGCCTATGTGTCCGATGCGGGCACGCCCGGCATCTCGGATCCGGGCGCACGGCTGGTGGAAGCGGCCCGCGCCGCCGGCCACGCGGTGGTGCCGCTGCCCGGCCCGAGCGCGACGGTGGCGGCGTTGTCGGTGGCGGGCGCGATGCTCGACAGCGGTGACGGCCGCTTCACCTTTGCCGGCTTCCTGCCGCCCAAGGCGCGTGCGCGCGCCGACGCCATCGCCGGGCTGGCCACGCTGGACCATGCCTGGGTGGTGTATGAGGCGCCGCACCGCATCGCTGACACGCTGGCGGCGCTGGCCACTGCGCTGCCGGCCGGCCGGCGGCTGCTGATCGGCCGTGAGCTGACCAAGCTGTTCGAGGAAATCAAGGTGCTGCCCGTGAGCGAGGCGCCGGCCTGGCTGGCCGCCGATCCGTCGCGCGCCAAGGGCGAGTTCGTGCTGGTGGTGGAAGGCGCATCGCCCGTGGCGGCGGAGGCAGGCCTGCCCGACGCCCGCGCCCAGCAGGTGCTGGGCCTGCTGCTGGCCGAGTTGCCGGCCAAGCGGGCCGCCAAGCTTGCCGCCGCCATTACCGGCGCCCCGACCGATGCGCTGTACCGGCTGGCGCTGGCCCAGCGCGCCGAAGACAGCGCCGACGACGAAACCACGGAGTAA
- a CDS encoding septal ring lytic transglycosylase RlpA family protein has translation MPARFVRAGAGRLCDPAGGSIAGGRAHRRHPGSAKPAKPGKAAKGAPTDQAQKDNGNGWGLFRWGSSDSLGEGRGQGSLEGLRPDLGSYEQRGMASWYGKGFHGRKTANGERFDMRAMTAAHPSLPLDSWVLVRNLRNSKVAVVRINDRGPYHGNRVLDVSYGAAKRLGFTEHGSTQVEIRRLSRSEVAALGPQIAPSDDDAGDGGDDAYTGSELADNPAKPARTARKTRKPASTKRKSR, from the coding sequence GTGCCTGCACGCTTCGTGCGCGCTGGCGCTGGCCGCCTGTGCGATCCCGCCGGCGGATCAATCGCAGGAGGGCGCGCCCACCGCCGCCACCCCGGAAGCGCAAAGCCCGCCAAGCCGGGCAAAGCGGCAAAGGGCGCACCTACGGACCAAGCCCAGAAAGACAACGGCAACGGCTGGGGCCTGTTCCGCTGGGGCAGCAGCGATTCGCTGGGCGAAGGCAGGGGCCAGGGATCGTTGGAAGGCCTGCGGCCCGATCTCGGTTCCTACGAGCAGCGTGGCATGGCGTCCTGGTATGGCAAGGGCTTCCATGGCCGCAAGACCGCCAATGGCGAGCGCTTCGACATGCGCGCGATGACCGCCGCGCATCCCTCGCTGCCGCTCGATAGCTGGGTGCTGGTGCGCAACCTGCGCAACAGCAAGGTAGCGGTTGTTCGCATCAACGATCGCGGGCCATATCACGGCAACCGCGTCCTCGACGTGTCCTACGGCGCCGCCAAGCGACTCGGTTTCACCGAGCACGGCTCGACCCAGGTGGAGATCCGGCGCCTGTCGCGCTCCGAGGTGGCAGCGCTGGGGCCGCAGATCGCGCCAAGCGACGACGATGCGGGCGACGGCGGCGACGATGCCTACACCGGTTCCGAACTGGCCGACAACCCGGCCAAGCCAGCGCGCACGGCACGCAAAACGCGCAAGCCGGCGAGCACCAAGCGCAAGAGCCGCTGA
- a CDS encoding MBL fold metallo-hydrolase: MQVLLIPVTPFQQNCALLIDETTGRAAVTDPGGDLDRIHAAVKEHGVTLEKIFLTHGHVDHCAGAASLSRELGIPIEGPHEEERFWIEQLPEQTRRFGFGHAEVFEPQRWLDTGDTVQFGNETLEVYHCPGHTPGHVVFFSRANRLAIVGDVLFAGSIGRTDFPRGNHADLIRSIRTHLWPLGEDVTFVPGHGPVSTFGEERKNNPYVADHLIDVG; encoded by the coding sequence ATGCAAGTCCTACTGATTCCCGTGACGCCTTTCCAGCAGAACTGCGCGCTGCTGATCGACGAGACCACCGGCCGCGCCGCGGTGACCGATCCCGGCGGCGACCTTGACCGCATCCATGCCGCGGTCAAGGAGCACGGCGTGACGCTGGAGAAGATCTTCCTCACGCACGGCCATGTGGACCATTGCGCGGGCGCCGCCTCGCTCTCGCGCGAACTCGGGATCCCGATCGAGGGGCCGCACGAGGAAGAGCGTTTCTGGATCGAGCAATTGCCGGAGCAAACGCGCCGCTTCGGCTTTGGCCACGCCGAGGTCTTCGAGCCGCAGCGCTGGCTGGACACGGGCGACACCGTGCAGTTCGGCAACGAGACGCTGGAGGTCTACCACTGCCCGGGCCACACGCCCGGCCACGTGGTGTTTTTCTCGCGCGCCAACCGGCTCGCCATCGTGGGCGATGTGCTGTTCGCCGGCTCGATCGGCCGCACCGACTTTCCGCGCGGCAACCACGCCGACCTGATCCGCTCGATCCGCACCCATCTGTGGCCGCTGGGCGAAGACGTCACCTTTGTGCCCGGCCACGGACCGGTCTCCACCTTTGGCGAGGAGCGCAAGAACAACCCGTACGTGGCGGACCACCTGATTGATGTGGGCTAG
- a CDS encoding exonuclease, with translation MAKRQAPDTRPEIYVSTDVEADGPIPGPHSMLSFASAAMLADKTVLSTFSANLETLPGAAGHPAQMQWWQTQPEAWAACRKDLEPPERAMVRYVEWVESLPGKPVFVAFPAGFDFTWMFWYMMRFAGRSPFGWAALDIKTLGFAMTGLPYRRTVKPALPAAWKDPLPHTHVALDDALEQGALFCNMLAELRARQATLAATDAAAKAASEGDASPATPAA, from the coding sequence ATGGCCAAACGACAGGCACCTGACACCCGTCCCGAAATCTATGTAAGCACCGACGTGGAGGCCGACGGCCCCATCCCGGGGCCGCACTCCATGCTGTCGTTTGCCTCCGCCGCCATGCTGGCGGACAAGACCGTGCTGAGCACCTTCTCGGCCAACCTGGAAACGCTGCCGGGCGCCGCCGGTCATCCGGCCCAGATGCAGTGGTGGCAAACCCAGCCGGAAGCCTGGGCCGCCTGCCGGAAAGACCTGGAGCCACCCGAGCGGGCCATGGTGCGCTATGTGGAGTGGGTGGAAAGCCTGCCCGGCAAGCCGGTCTTCGTGGCCTTTCCGGCTGGCTTCGATTTCACCTGGATGTTCTGGTACATGATGCGTTTTGCCGGCCGCTCGCCGTTTGGCTGGGCCGCGCTCGACATCAAGACGCTGGGGTTCGCCATGACCGGGCTGCCCTACCGCAGGACCGTCAAGCCGGCGTTGCCCGCCGCATGGAAGGACCCGCTGCCGCACACCCATGTGGCGCTGGACGATGCGCTGGAGCAAGGCGCGCTGTTCTGCAACATGCTCGCGGAGCTGCGCGCGCGGCAGGCCACGCTGGCCGCCACCGATGCTGCTGCCAAGGCCGCGTCCGAAGGCGATGCATCGCCGGCCACCCCGGCAGCCTGA
- the arsC gene encoding arsenate reductase (glutaredoxin) (This arsenate reductase requires both glutathione and glutaredoxin to convert arsenate to arsenite, after which the efflux transporter formed by ArsA and ArsB can extrude the arsenite from the cell, providing resistance.) — protein MITIYHNPRCSKSRETLALVEAAAGRLGEPVAIVEYLKTPPTLSTLKQLHTMLGVPVREMVRNNEAPYKELGLADPGLTDAEVLGAVADHPILLQRPLVVRNRRAAIGRPPENVAPLLA, from the coding sequence CCCGTTGCTCGAAATCGCGTGAAACCCTCGCGTTGGTCGAGGCAGCCGCCGGCCGGCTGGGCGAGCCCGTGGCGATCGTGGAATACCTGAAGACGCCGCCCACGCTGTCCACGCTCAAGCAGCTCCATACCATGCTGGGCGTGCCGGTGCGCGAGATGGTGCGCAACAACGAGGCGCCTTACAAGGAGCTGGGCCTGGCCGATCCGGGCCTGACCGATGCCGAGGTGCTGGGCGCGGTGGCCGACCATCCCATCCTGCTGCAACGCCCGCTGGTCGTGCGCAACCGCCGCGCCGCCATCGGGCGTCCGCCGGAGAACGTCGCCCCCTTGCTGGCCTGA